The region GCAGTAGCCATGTTGCCGTCATGGCTCAGGGAAAGGTGCCAGGTCTGCACGCCCTTGCCCTCGGCCACGGCAGCCACGGTTCCGTCAATCTGCAGCAGCGGCGCTCCGGCGGGATCCAGCAGGACCTGGCAGTGCTGCCAGTTCATGCCGGCAGGGGCGCCCAGGGCCTTGGCCACGGCTTCCTTCGCCGCGAACCGTGCAGCCAGTGAACGCAGGTTCAACTCCCGTTCCGCCGGTGCGAACAGCCGGGCACGGAGCCCGGGCGTGCGCTCCAGCTGGCGGCCGAACCGCGGCACGTCCACTACATCGACGCCGATTCCGATAATCACCGAGGGACGCTCCTTATTCCACCGTGACGGACTTGGCCAGGTTGCGCGGCTGGTCCACGTCGAAGCCCTTAGCCGATGCCAGCTCGCAGGCGAAGATCTGCAGCGGCACGGTGGTCAGCAGCGGTGCCAGCAGCGTCGGGGTTTCCGGCACATAGAAGATGTGCTCGGCGTAGGCCTTGACGGCGTCGTCGCCTTCTTCGGCGATCACGATCGTCTTGGCGCCGCGGGCCCGGATCTCCTGGATGTTGGAAACCACCTTGGCGTGCAGTGAATCCCGGCCGCGGGGCGACGGGACAACCACGAACACGGGCTGGCCTTCCTCGATCAGGGCAATCGGGCCGTGCTTGAGCTCGCCGGCAGCGAACCCTTCGGCGTGTATGTAGGCCAGCTCCTTCAGCTTCAGGGCGCCTTCCATTGCCACCGGGAAGCCGACGTGGCGGCCGAGGAAGAGCACCGATCCGGCATCCTTCATCAGCTGTGCCAGTTCCTTGATCTGCCCGGAGTTGTCCAGCACCTGCTGGATCTTGTCCGGCACCTTGCTGAGGTCCGCAAGGATGTCCTTGATCTCGCCCTGGAACTTGTTGCCGCGGATCTGAGCCAGGTACAGGCCGAGCAGATAAGCGGCGGTGATCTGTGCCAGGAACGCCTTGGTGGAGGCAACGGCGATTTCCGGTCCGGCGTGCGTGTAGAGGACTGCGTCCGATTCGCGGGGGATGGTGGAGCCGTTGGTGTTGCAGATGGCCAG is a window of Arthrobacter sp. zg-Y1171 DNA encoding:
- a CDS encoding holo-ACP synthase; this encodes MIIGIGVDVVDVPRFGRQLERTPGLRARLFAPAERELNLRSLAARFAAKEAVAKALGAPAGMNWQHCQVLLDPAGAPLLQIDGTVAAVAEGKGVQTWHLSLSHDGNMATAMVIAEG